In Streptococcus porcinus, the genomic window TAATTGATGAAATTAACCGCTATAAAAAATCAAATGCGACAGTCCTCATTCAAGTTGAGTCAGAACATGCTTATGAACGATTATTAAAAAATTTAGAAGACTATCATTTCAATATTCCTTTGATAGACCATAATAATATTCAAGCTCATCAAGTCCAGATAATAATTGGTCAATTAGCAAATGGATTTTATTTTGCAGATGAAAAAGTTGCCTATATTACTGAGCATGAAATTTATCATAAAAAAATTAAGCGTCGTGTTCGGAAGTCAAATATTAGTAATGCTGAACGATTAAAAAATTACAATGAATTAGTAAAGGGTGATTATGTTGTTCACAATGTTCATGGAATAGGTCGTTTTTTAGGCATTGAAACGATTAAACTTCAAGGTATTCATCGTGATTATGTAACTATCCAATATCAAAATTCAGATAGGATTTCTCTTCCTGTTGAACAGATTGAAAGTTTATCAAAATATGTTTCTGCTGATGGTAAAGAGCCTAAGATAAATAAATTAAATGACGGTCGTTTCCAAAAGACAAAACAAAAAGTCAGCAAACAAGTGGAAGATATCGCCGATGATTTATTAAGGTTATATGCTGAAAGAAGTCAGTTAAAAGGATTTCAATTTTCACCTGATGACGAATTGCAAGAATCATTTGATAATGATTTTCCTTTTGTTGAAACTGAAGATCAATTGCGCTCAATTCAAGAAATTAAAAAAGATATGGAAAGTCAACTCCCAATGGATCGTCTTTTAGTAGGTGATGTTGGATTTGGTAAAACAGAAGTGGCTATGAGAGCAGCATTTAAAGCTGTAAAAGATCATAAACAAGTTGCTATTTTAGTTCCAACAACTGTCTTAGCTCAGCAACATTATGATAATTTTAGAGAGCGATTTGAAAATTATCCAGTTGAAGTTGATGTTCTAAGCCGTTTTCGAAGTAAAAAAGAACAAAATACAAGTCTAGAAAAACTTGCTAAAGGTCAAGTTGATATTATTATAGGTACTCATCGTCTCCTGTCAAAAGATGTTCAATTTTCTGACTTAGGCCTAATTGTTATTGATGAGGAACAGCGTTTTGGTGTTAAACACAAAGAAAAGTTAAAAGAATTAAAGAGTAAAGTTGATGTTTTAACCCTAACAGCAACGCCGATTCCCAGAACACTTCACATGTCAATGCTTGGTATCAGAGACTTATCAGTTATTGAAACTCCTCCGACGAATCGTTATCCTGTTCAAACTTATGTCTTAGAGACAAATCCTAGCTTAGTTAGAGAGGCTATCCTGCGAGAAATGGATCGTGGAGGTCAAGTTTTTTATGTATACAATAAAGTTGACACCATTGATAAAAAAGTGTCACAGCTACAAGAGCTAGTGCCAGAAGCGGCAATCGGTTTTGTTCATGGACAAATGAGTGAAATTCAACTTGAAAATACTCTGATTGACTTTATAAATGGTGACTATGATGTTCTAGTAGCGACTACAATTATAGAGACAGGAGTTGATATTTCAAATGTTAATACCTTATTTGTCGAAAATGCTGATCATATGGGATTGTCTACCCTTTATCAACTACGGGGGCGTGTAGGACGTTCCAATCGAATCGCTTATGCGTATTTGATGTATCGTCCAGATAAAATTTTGTCTGAAATATCAGAAAAACGTTTAGAAGCCATTAAAGGGTTCACAGAATTAGGATCAGGTTTCAAAATTGCTATGCGTGATTTAGCAATTCGTGGAGCAGGTAACATTTTAGGAGCTTCACAGAGTGGCTTTATTGATTCTGTTGGTTTTGAAATGTACTCTCAATTATTAGAAGAAGCTATTGCTAATAAACAAGGAAGAGTTAAGTTAAGACATAAAGGTAATGCTGAAATTAATTTACAAATAGATGCATATCTTCCTCAGGAATACATCACGGATGAGCGACAAAAAATTGAGCTTTATAAGCGTATTCGAGAAATTGAAAGTAAAGATGATTATCTGCTCTTACAAGAGGAGATTATTGATCGTTTTGGAGAATATCCTGATCAGGTAGCCTATCTCTTAGAAATCGGTTTACTCAAATATTATATGGATAAAGCTTTTGCAGAGTTAGTAGAGCGAAAAGGAAATCAAGTAATTGTACGATTTGAAAAAGTATCTCTAACTTATTATCTTACTCAAGATTATTTTGAAGCTTTAGCAAAGACAACTCTAAAAGCAAGAATTAGTGAAACGAATGGGAAAATTGATATTATTTTTGATATTAAGTATAAAAAAGATTATGACATTTTAGAAGAATTGATGTTATTTGGAGAATGCTTGGGTGAAATTAAAGACAGAAAAACTCGAAAATCAAGTTAGTAAATCAAGTTTAGTAATAACATTAAGCGGCCTTATTTCGAAAATATTGGCAGCTCTTTATCGTATTCCTTATCAAAACATAGTAGGAGATAGGGGCTTTTATGCCTATCAACAAGTTTATCCGTTACTTGCAATTATCAGCGCTTTAAGCTTAACAGCACTTCCCAATGTTGTTGCAAGTATCTTCCAAAAAAACAAACATGACGATTTGCAATTTCTATTTAGATTTCAAATGTTGATAAGTCTTATTTTTGCTTTATTATTAATTCTCTTTTGCAGACCGTTAGCTATCATTATTGGAAGTGAAAAGTTAATTTTTAGTATTTTCATAACTGCTTTAGTTTTACTGACTGTCCCTTTTAATTCTTTTTACCGTGGTTTAGCCCAAGCAAGAGTGAATATGATTCCAACAGCTGTCAGTCAGGTAATGGAACAGGTCATCAGGGTAAGTATTATTCTTCTAGCAGCTTTATTTTATAAGCTATTTTCTTGGTCAATTTATAGAACGGCAAATATGGCAGCAACCGGAAATTTAGTTGCTAGCCTCTCTATCCTTATTTATTTTATTTATCAAGATCCTAAAGCTTTACATTTTTTAGCCATTAAGCAAAAAAAGAGTAATACTGAAAAATCTTCTATAGGTATTTCTAGCTTAATTTTCATCTTCTATACTGTCTATTTACTGCTATTTCAATTTATTGATGCTTTATTTGTTAAAAATAGTTTGATAGGAGCTGGTTATCCTCATGTAATGGCTGAAGTTAGTAAAGGCATCTATGATCGTGGTCAACCACTTATTCAATTTGGCCTTATTTTCTCAACTGCTTTCTTTACAACTTTTCTACCAAAACTGACTAAGGACTATTATAAAAATCAGCAAATTTATCAAAGTGAAAGTCAGTATTTTTTTGACTTTATCTGTTACTTAAATATGACTATTTATCTCGGTTTTTCTATGATTTTAGCTGCTATGAATAGAACTTTATTTGAGGATAATAAGGGTTGGTTAAGTCTAGAAATTTTTATCAGTATTATTTTTATATCAAGTCTTATCCAATTTTTTCATCAAAAATTCTTTATTGAAAATCGTCAAAAATTGTCATTCTTATTCCTATGCTTAGGACTATTATTGAAAGTAATCATGACACCCCTACTGACAAGATTATATGGTATTGTTGGAAGCTCTTTATCAACCATCTTACCTTTAATTATTGTTCTTATCTTATATAGCAGATATGCTAATATGGAAATAAAATGTTTTAAAAATTGGAGATTTATCATTAGCATACTCTCTATGCTCATTGTGGTTTTTATTGTACAGACTATATTGCCAAATAAAACACGAACTGAAAATTTTACAGAGATTATTCTTACTAGTTTAATCGGCTTAATGATTTTTATTTTCGTAGCAAAGCATCTGAATGCTTTTGATAAGAAATTATGGACTTACCTACCATTTGCAAAAGAAAAATGATAGAATAAAATGGATTGTGAGGTAAAAGATGAGATTAGATAAATTTTTAAAGGTTTCTCGGATTATAAAAAGGAGACCAGTAGCAAAAGAGGTTGCAGATAAGGGTAGAATAAAAGTTAATGGTATTTTAGCTAAAAGCTCTACTGATTTAAAATTAAATGATGAGATTGAAATTCGTTTCGGCAATAAATTGCTAACAGTTAAAGTAGTAGAGATGAAGGATAGTACCAAAAAAGAAGATGCTCTAAAAATGTATGAAATTATTAAAGAAACAAGGATTGAAAGCAATGAAGAAGCCTAGCATCGTCCAATTAAATAATAAATTCATCAAGGATGAAAATCAGAAAAAACGCTTTGAAGAAGAAGAGTTAAAAAAACGTAACCGTTTTATGGGCTGGATTCTAGTTATTATGATGTTTCTTTTTATCTTACCAACTTATAATTTGGTTAAAAGCTATGTATCTTTACAAAAACAAAATCAGCAAGTTATTAAGTTAAAAAAAGAATACAAAGAACTAGATGCTAGTACCCAAGCTGAAAAGCAGTTAGCAAACCAACTTAAAGATACAAATTTTGTTAAGAAATACGCTCGTGCTAAATATTATTTAACTCAAGAAGGTGAAATTGTTTACCCAATCCCAGGATTGCTACCAAAATAATAAATTATGGAAGATATTGTCAAAAAAATAGAAACTTTTCTATCTTTTTCAGAAGAAAAGTTAGAAGAACTCAAAAAAGAAAATCAAACTTTAAAAGAAGAACTATTCGATGAAAGATAATTAAGAAAGGAGACAGCATGAAAAAACTATTAGCATTAATGATAATGGTCTTTTTTGTGTCTCCTGTACCTGTTATTAGTACCGAAAAAGAAATTAATTTTTCTAATACGCATCTTCATCCTCTGACACAAAGCATTGCCTCTAGGGCAACTTATTTTAGCAATATTCCTCAAAATCCTAATCTTTATTATGAAACAAATACCTATTCAGATGCTAATTTAAATATTTTCGCAAAAGTTTTGAAACCTAATGATGATTTTCAAATTACAGATTTACTCCTAAATGGAAGTGGTACACCTGTGTTTGCATTATCAGATGGCACCTATATTGAAGCAAATCGTCGATATATTTATGATGATATGGCTATTAATCAGGTAGAGGTAAATCTTACTTTTTGGTTACAAGGAAACTTTACTGTCTATAAACAACCTTTTGTGAAGGGTATTTCCACTATCAAGACTGATTTAACAGCTTTTACTAATGTTCATGCCAGTCAGATGGCACAAACGCAAGAAGGAAACTATTATTATATTGACAATAAAGGATGGATTTCCGAGAAAGATCTCTCAAGAGCCGATAACCGTATGGTTAAAGTACAAGAGGTTTTAAGTCAAAAATATAATAAAGATAAGTATTCTATCTATGTTAAGCAGTTGGATAGCCAGGCCAGTGCTGGTATTAATGCTGATAAAATGATGTATTCGGCAAGTATTGCTAAACTAGCAACGTTATATTATGTGCAGAATCAATTAAATACAGGTCAAATAAAATTAGACAAGCCTTTAAAGTATGTCAATCAAGTTAATCATTTTGATGGTGCCTATGGCCCATCCGGTAGCGGG contains:
- a CDS encoding oligosaccharide flippase family protein, translating into MKLKTEKLENQVSKSSLVITLSGLISKILAALYRIPYQNIVGDRGFYAYQQVYPLLAIISALSLTALPNVVASIFQKNKHDDLQFLFRFQMLISLIFALLLILFCRPLAIIIGSEKLIFSIFITALVLLTVPFNSFYRGLAQARVNMIPTAVSQVMEQVIRVSIILLAALFYKLFSWSIYRTANMAATGNLVASLSILIYFIYQDPKALHFLAIKQKKSNTEKSSIGISSLIFIFYTVYLLLFQFIDALFVKNSLIGAGYPHVMAEVSKGIYDRGQPLIQFGLIFSTAFFTTFLPKLTKDYYKNQQIYQSESQYFFDFICYLNMTIYLGFSMILAAMNRTLFEDNKGWLSLEIFISIIFISSLIQFFHQKFFIENRQKLSFLFLCLGLLLKVIMTPLLTRLYGIVGSSLSTILPLIIVLILYSRYANMEIKCFKNWRFIISILSMLIVVFIVQTILPNKTRTENFTEIILTSLIGLMIFIFVAKHLNAFDKKLWTYLPFAKEK
- a CDS encoding serine hydrolase produces the protein MKKLLALMIMVFFVSPVPVISTEKEINFSNTHLHPLTQSIASRATYFSNIPQNPNLYYETNTYSDANLNIFAKVLKPNDDFQITDLLLNGSGTPVFALSDGTYIEANRRYIYDDMAINQVEVNLTFWLQGNFTVYKQPFVKGISTIKTDLTAFTNVHASQMAQTQEGNYYYIDNKGWISEKDLSRADNRMVKVQEVLSQKYNKDKYSIYVKQLDSQASAGINADKMMYSASIAKLATLYYVQNQLNTGQIKLDKPLKYVNQVNHFDGAYGPSGSGHIDKEADNKEYLVDTLLKAIAQHSDNVATNILGYYVANKYDHKFYSQINAISGIDWNMESRMISSHAAANIMESIYYQKGEIISYLSQTDFDNKRISKNIQVPVAHKIGDAYDYKHDVAIVYGNSPFILSIFTDKSSYDDITDIADDVYAILK
- a CDS encoding FtsB family cell division protein, producing the protein MKKPSIVQLNNKFIKDENQKKRFEEEELKKRNRFMGWILVIMMFLFILPTYNLVKSYVSLQKQNQQVIKLKKEYKELDASTQAEKQLANQLKDTNFVKKYARAKYYLTQEGEIVYPIPGLLPK
- a CDS encoding RNA-binding S4 domain-containing protein gives rise to the protein MRLDKFLKVSRIIKRRPVAKEVADKGRIKVNGILAKSSTDLKLNDEIEIRFGNKLLTVKVVEMKDSTKKEDALKMYEIIKETRIESNEEA
- a CDS encoding SP_0009 family protein; this translates as MEDIVKKIETFLSFSEEKLEELKKENQTLKEELFDER
- the mfd gene encoding transcription-repair coupling factor, producing the protein MNIIELFSQNKLLQEWMSNSVNLDRQLIMGLSGSSKALAVAANYRYQNGKLIIITSSQNELEKLASDLSALIGEDEVYQFFADDVAPAEFIFSSLDKSLSRIEALQFLINHNAKGILLTTIVGLKILLPNPRIFQKYSFRFCVGNDYNLDDLVKNLTQIGYQKVSQVINPGEFSRRGDILDIYEVRQANPYRIEFFGDEIDGIRYFDSDSQKSIENLREIMISPASEMILEKADFSRGISNLESALHLVNAESKSYLEDILAVSKDGYRHKDIGKFLSLFYEKEWTLLDYIPKGVPVFFDDFQKILDKNASFDLEVANLLTEDLHQGKALPSLHYFADTYRNIRTYKPATFFSNFHKGLGNIKFDKLYQFTQYAMQEFFNQFPLLIDEINRYKKSNATVLIQVESEHAYERLLKNLEDYHFNIPLIDHNNIQAHQVQIIIGQLANGFYFADEKVAYITEHEIYHKKIKRRVRKSNISNAERLKNYNELVKGDYVVHNVHGIGRFLGIETIKLQGIHRDYVTIQYQNSDRISLPVEQIESLSKYVSADGKEPKINKLNDGRFQKTKQKVSKQVEDIADDLLRLYAERSQLKGFQFSPDDELQESFDNDFPFVETEDQLRSIQEIKKDMESQLPMDRLLVGDVGFGKTEVAMRAAFKAVKDHKQVAILVPTTVLAQQHYDNFRERFENYPVEVDVLSRFRSKKEQNTSLEKLAKGQVDIIIGTHRLLSKDVQFSDLGLIVIDEEQRFGVKHKEKLKELKSKVDVLTLTATPIPRTLHMSMLGIRDLSVIETPPTNRYPVQTYVLETNPSLVREAILREMDRGGQVFYVYNKVDTIDKKVSQLQELVPEAAIGFVHGQMSEIQLENTLIDFINGDYDVLVATTIIETGVDISNVNTLFVENADHMGLSTLYQLRGRVGRSNRIAYAYLMYRPDKILSEISEKRLEAIKGFTELGSGFKIAMRDLAIRGAGNILGASQSGFIDSVGFEMYSQLLEEAIANKQGRVKLRHKGNAEINLQIDAYLPQEYITDERQKIELYKRIREIESKDDYLLLQEEIIDRFGEYPDQVAYLLEIGLLKYYMDKAFAELVERKGNQVIVRFEKVSLTYYLTQDYFEALAKTTLKARISETNGKIDIIFDIKYKKDYDILEELMLFGECLGEIKDRKTRKSS